The genomic segment CAGCTCGGGCAGCGAGGCGGGGTCGGCCGCGGCGGCGCGCACCCGGTCGAGCCCCTGCTCGTCGGCGAGCAGCGCACTGTCAATGTCGGGGACGACCCCCGACAGGTCGCGCAGTGTTCCGTCCTCCGCGAGCAGAGCCGGACGCTCCGCTCCCGCCGTGCCGACTCGAAGCAACTTCACGGGTGCCACTCCCTGGATAGAGATGCCTGGGCAGAGATGTCTGGGTGGAGAGGGGTACCGGCCGCACGAGGCGCGACCGGCGACCGCCGGAAACCGCACCCGCGCAGCCCGTCCCAACCTGCCCAGACTGCAAGACATCCGATCACTTGGCAAGGTGCTCTCAGTCCCTGGACGCGTCCCGGACCACATAATTGCAGGCAGAGAGCGGGTTCACAGGTCAGACGACGGAGGCCATCGCCCCTCCGGCGGCCGGTGCGTCGCGGTAGAGGTAGGCCCTTTCGATCGCGGTCCAGGTGGTGCTGGTGACGACGTACAGGGCCGCCGCGAGCGGCACCACGGCCACGGTGAAGAGGGTGAAGAACGACATCAGCGGCATCACCTTCGCCATCGCACCCATGCCCGGTACCGGCTGCCCGTCCGGGCCGGTCGTGGGGGTCACCGGGTTGAGAGCCATCTGACGCTTCGTGCGCCGGTAGTTGAAGGTGGCCACGATCGCGACGATCGCGAAGAGGCCGAGGTAGACCAGCCCCTGTCCGCCGAAGACGCCGCCCTCGGCGAGGGCGTGGTGCCAGCGCTCGCCCAGCGGCGCCCCGAGGAGCTGGTGGCCGAGGAGCTCGTTGGCCTCGCCGCCGATCCGCGTGCTGGAGAAGAGGTGGTACAGCAGGAAGAACGCGGGCATCTGGAAGAGGCTCGGCAGGCACCCGGAGAGCGGCGAGACCTGCTCCTCCTTGTGCAGCTCCATGAGCGCCTTCTGCATGCGTTCGGGGTTCTTGCCGTGCTTCTTGCGCAGCTCGGCGATCTGCGGCTGGAGGCGCGTACGGGCCTTCTGCCCGCGCGCCGCGGCCCGCGACAGGGGGTGCACGGCGAGCCGTACGAGTGCGGTGAACAGGATGATCGCCGCGGCGGTGGACGCGGACTGGAACAGCGGGTGGAGCAGGTCGGCGAACGCGCCGACCAGGCTCGCGAAAGCGGACAGGAACGCGGACATGGGGAGCCCTCCGAGGGGTCTCGTCGTGCCGGTGAAGTGCGGAGTCGGAACGCGGGGCGTTCGGCGCGGGGCACGGCGGCGTACCGGCGCGCGCGGGTACGGACGCGGCGCGCGGACTTCGTACGGGATCGGCGGACGGGAACGACGGACGGGGTCGAAGGGCGAGCCCCGTGGAGGGGCGCGTCGACGTCGGGTCCGTAGGCCCGAAGTTTCCGAAGGTCCGGAGTTCCTGTGGGCCCGAAGTTCCTAGGGGCCCGAAGTTCCTAGGGGCCCGAAGGGGCGGAAGCCTTACGCGGCGGCCGTGCGGATGACGGCCCGTCCGGGTGCGCGGGGGCGCGTACGCCCCTTGGCGTCCGGATCCCGCTGCGGCAGGAACGCGGTGCGTCGCGCCCGGTCCCTCAGCGCGGTGCGGACCTGCGTCCGGTGCACGGGCACGGCGCTGCGCGCGCTGATCACCGAGCAGGCGAGGAGCGCGGAGCCCGCCGCGGCGGTGGCGGCGAGCGCGACGGCGGCGGAGAGGCTGCCGCCCTCGGTGAGGAGGATCTCGGCGACGAAGAGGACCAGCAGGCCCGCGGGCCGGAGCAGGCGCGCGAAGGAACCGCGGAGTCGACCGGGGCGCGTTCCGCTGCTCGGGTACGCGTCGCTCATGTCTCCTCCTGTCCCACCGCTCGTGCCGCTCGTGCCGCTCGTGTCTCCGGTTCCGGGGGCCCGCCGCCGGACCCTTCCCGGTCGCGGACCTCTCCAGCCGTTATACACGATGACCCGGATCACACCGGGCGCCCGGAGAGGCCCCGTAGAGCGCCCGCAGCCCCTCACCCGGCCCCGGCGGACGCCTCCACCTGCGGCCCCGCCCCGTCGCCGGACCCGTCGTCGATCTCGTCGCGGGCGAGCACCTCGTCGTCCGGCCGCTCGTCCCGGTCGCGCGGCCCCGCGTACGTCACCGCCAGCGCGACCGCCAGGTTGGCGGCCAGCGCGACGAGCCCGGCGTTCACGCCCCACACCGGGTCGTTCCCGTTGAAGACGAGCACGCAGACCACGACCACCCCGACCGCGAGCCCGCTGAACGCCCCGGTGAAGGTGAGCCGCCGCCACACCAGTGCCAGCAGCACCATCGGCAGCAGCTGCGCCATCCCCTCGTACGAGATGAGCGAGAGCCGCACGAGGGTGTTGGGCGCGGTGTAGGTGAGGAGCAGCGCGAGCCCGCCGGCCACCACGACCACGATCTGCGCCGCGCCCTTCTGCCGCTGCTGCCAGCGGGGGACGAGGGAGAGCACGCTGCGCCCCCACATCGTGCCGATGACCAGCATGAAGACGGCCATCGGCACGATCGAGGAGAGCGCGGCGGCGACCCCGATGACGCCGACCGCCCAGGCGGGCAGCGAGTCGGTGACGAGCTTGAACAGGGCGAGGTTCGAGTCCGCCCCGACCAGCCCCGGTACGACGAACAGCGCGGCCATGCCGAGCAGCATCGGGACGAAGAGCAGGACGTTGTAGGCGGGCAGCCACATGGCGTTCCGCCGCAGGACGTCCGCGTTACGGGCGCCGAGGTAGCCGGCGACGGTGGTCGGGAAGATCACCACGGTGAGCGAGTTCAGGAACGACGTACTGATGAACCACGCCTCACCGAGCCCGCTGTCCCCGTGCCCGGGGAACGTCAGCCACTCGCTCTTCTCGGTGACGAGCCGGTCCAGGAAGGGTCCGTACCCGTCGAAGTAGTGGATCGGTACGTAGAACGCGAGGAAGCCGAGGGTCCCGATGACCATGGCGTCCTTCAGCACCGACACCCAGGCGCTGCCGCGCAGCCCGCTGACGACGACGAAGCCGGTTGTGACGGCGAAGGCGATGAAGTAGGCCCAGTTCAGGCTGATCGCGCCGTAGGAGATCGTCGAGACGACCACGCCCATGCCGGTGATCTGGAGCTGGATGTACGGCAGCAGGAAGACGGTCGCGAGGACGGCGACGAGCGCGCCGAGCCAGGGCCGCCCGAAACGGTGGGCGACCATGTCGGTGATCCCGACCAGGCCGTGCCGGCGCGCGTACCCCCAGAGGGTGGGGCCGACCAGGTACCCGAGGGCGTACCCGCAGGACATGTACGCGACGACGTACAGCACGGGCGCGCCGTAGTTGTAGCCCCAGCCGGCGGCACCGAGGTAGCTGAAGCTGGTGTAGCCCTCGCCCGCCATCAGCACCCAGATGAAGACGGCCCCGAGGCTCCGTCCGCCCACGGACCACTCGGCCAGCCCGCCCCCTCCGCCCCCGCGCCCGCGCAGGGCGAACAGACCGAGCGCGACGGTGAGCACCATGAAGGCGGCGAAGACGGAGGTGGCGACAGCGGCGTTCACCGGCGGTCCCCCCGCCGGGTCAGCCAGACGGCGACGGGCGTCAGCAGGGTCGCGCCGAGCATCCAGAGGAACAGGAACGGCAGCCCGAACACGACGGGCTCCACCCGGTTCACCCAGGGCAGGGCCCCCAGGTACAGCACGTACGGGACCAGCAACCACCACACCTGCGGACGTCTTCTCAGCACCCGGGGACTTTACCGCCGCCCGGGGCCGGGGCCGGGGGCGCACCTCGGCGCGTCAGGGCGGGGGGCCGAGGGCCGGGGGCCGGGGCCGGGGGCTGGGGGTCGCTCTCCGGGGGCGGTGCGGGTACGGCCCGGGGACACCGGTCGGGGTACGGCCCCGGAGAACACCCGCGTCAGGGTACGGCCCCGGGAGGACACCCGTCGGGGTACGGCCTTGGGCCGGTGGCCTCGTACCCACCCTCTGTGAACCGGCTGTGCACCTGCCGCATACCCGTCGCGCACCCGGTGCGCACCCCTGTGTCCAGGCGCACTCCGGCCCCCCTCGCCGGTTGCTCCCGCAGGCCCGCCCCGCCGCAGTACCGTGTGTGACATGCGCCCCGACACGCCTGCCGAGCACATCACCGAAGCCGAGCGACTGCTGCGCACCGCGGTGCGCTACCCGGAGGACCGCGAACCGCTGCTCCTCCAGGCCGCGGCCCACCTGGAACTCGCCGGCGAGCGCGCCCGCGCCGCGACTCTCTACGACGACCTGCTCACCGCCGAGGACGTACCCTCCGAGGACCCCCACCTGGTGAAGGCCCTCAAGGCCGCCAACCTCTGGGAGTACGGGCACGAGGCCGAGGCCCGCGCGATCATCGACGGCCTGCGCGTCGCGGCCCCCCGCGCGGCGGGCCCGTGGACGATCGCCGCGGAGACCCTGGAGGCGCACGACGAGC from the Streptomyces sp. NBC_01335 genome contains:
- a CDS encoding DUF6412 domain-containing protein encodes the protein MSDAYPSSGTRPGRLRGSFARLLRPAGLLVLFVAEILLTEGGSLSAAVALAATAAAGSALLACSVISARSAVPVHRTQVRTALRDRARRTAFLPQRDPDAKGRTRPRAPGRAVIRTAAA
- a CDS encoding YidC/Oxa1 family membrane protein insertase, which produces MSAFLSAFASLVGAFADLLHPLFQSASTAAAIILFTALVRLAVHPLSRAAARGQKARTRLQPQIAELRKKHGKNPERMQKALMELHKEEQVSPLSGCLPSLFQMPAFFLLYHLFSSTRIGGEANELLGHQLLGAPLGERWHHALAEGGVFGGQGLVYLGLFAIVAIVATFNYRRTKRQMALNPVTPTTGPDGQPVPGMGAMAKVMPLMSFFTLFTVAVVPLAAALYVVTSTTWTAIERAYLYRDAPAAGGAMASVV
- a CDS encoding DUF3311 domain-containing protein, coding for MLVPYVLYLGALPWVNRVEPVVFGLPFLFLWMLGATLLTPVAVWLTRRGDRR
- a CDS encoding sodium:solute symporter family protein — protein: MNAAVATSVFAAFMVLTVALGLFALRGRGGGGGGLAEWSVGGRSLGAVFIWVLMAGEGYTSFSYLGAAGWGYNYGAPVLYVVAYMSCGYALGYLVGPTLWGYARRHGLVGITDMVAHRFGRPWLGALVAVLATVFLLPYIQLQITGMGVVVSTISYGAISLNWAYFIAFAVTTGFVVVSGLRGSAWVSVLKDAMVIGTLGFLAFYVPIHYFDGYGPFLDRLVTEKSEWLTFPGHGDSGLGEAWFISTSFLNSLTVVIFPTTVAGYLGARNADVLRRNAMWLPAYNVLLFVPMLLGMAALFVVPGLVGADSNLALFKLVTDSLPAWAVGVIGVAAALSSIVPMAVFMLVIGTMWGRSVLSLVPRWQQRQKGAAQIVVVVAGGLALLLTYTAPNTLVRLSLISYEGMAQLLPMVLLALVWRRLTFTGAFSGLAVGVVVVCVLVFNGNDPVWGVNAGLVALAANLAVALAVTYAGPRDRDERPDDEVLARDEIDDGSGDGAGPQVEASAGAG